In the genome of Nymphaea colorata isolate Beijing-Zhang1983 chromosome 9, ASM883128v2, whole genome shotgun sequence, one region contains:
- the LOC116260967 gene encoding RING-H2 finger protein ATL79-like translates to MTRPLLEPPFVSSAPPPNYHPSPTTATSSGNWWPYSGAKDFKSNIFVIVIFLVCALVCGLAINWTIRFFFRWWKADQREEAKGPTSVALQRRPPPTLVYSSGAELAGVDAACAICLSEFADGERVRVLPSCRHGFHVKCIEAWLASHASCPTCRAEADPEMPLPVPAN, encoded by the coding sequence ATGACAAGGCCTCTCCTCGAGCCACCATTCGTCTCCTCGGCCCCTCCTCCCAACTACCATCCCTCTCCCACAACGGCGACCTCCTCCGGCAATTGGTGGCCTTACTCCGGCGCCAAGGACTTCAAGTCCAACATCTTCGTCATCGTCATCTTCCTCGTGTGTGCTCTCGTCTGCGGCCTTGCCATCAACTGGACCATTCGCTTCTTCTTCCGCTGGTGGAAGGCTGACCAGAGAGAAGAGGCAAAAGGCCCCACCAGCGTTGCTCTCCAGAGGCGGCCTCCACCGACGCTGGTGTACTCTTCCGGGGCGGAGCTCGCCGGGGTGGACGCCGCCTGCGCCATCTGCCTCTCGGAGTTCGCCGATGGCGAGCGCGTCAGGGTGCTGCCGAGTTGCCGCCACGGCTTCCACGTCAAATGCATCGAAGCGTGGCTCGCTTCCCACGCTTCCTGCCCGACCTGCCGCGCGGAAGCGGACCCCGAGATGCCCCTCCCGGTCCCGGCCAACTGA